Proteins from one Anastrepha obliqua isolate idAnaObli1 chromosome 2, idAnaObli1_1.0, whole genome shotgun sequence genomic window:
- the LOC129238396 gene encoding uncharacterized protein LOC129238396, protein MNLFAAAVNPAMLYKLKGALHNTRRTLQLSLFLLFASTLSNANPISVPEIVNKSGKNIGGTSSSASLMIKPSIQNAQLNSLNAYATNYGHFAAQIPNNGAEQTHTAATASATNTNNFKPSYKLPDLEHNFTPIQTVNGANLMPNAAALTAVAPNVNSIASSNLPQPTPVLMQYLPQAMPDNGVHYLQLIPTRPLIVPISPYLNGNAATSASQPNSHALHPPLAAAINGGPLHNAVRTPVILTSESINGDAIHQQQQQQQLQQQQHPAATAALIDVSNAALPYGLQTYANAIQPYRSSYRINREAKGKNFPATMTLNMNEYIPGPNEALRPLYMRGRP, encoded by the coding sequence ATGAATCTTTTCGCGGCTGCCGTAAACCCAGCAATGCTCTACAAATTAAAAGGGGCACTACACAACACTCGCCGCACCCTTCAGTTATCACTTTTCCTATTGTTCGCCAGCACTTTGTCGAATGCTAACCCCATTTCTGTGCCCGAAATAGTTAACAAATCTGGTAAAAATATTGGCGGCACATCCTCATCCGCTTCGTTGATGATCAAGCCGAGTATACAGAATGCCCAATTGAATTCGCTCAATGCCTATGCGACCAACTATGGCCACTTTGCGGCACAGATCCCAAACAATGGTGCAGAACAAACTCACACCGCTGCCACCGCAAGCGCCACCAACACAAATAACTTTAAGCCATCCTATAAATTACCCGATTTAGAGCATAATTTTACGCCAATACAAACGGTTAATGGTGCCAATTTAATGCCGAATGCCGCCGCGCTAACAGCAGTTGCACCCAATGTGAATAGCATTGCCAGCAGTAATCTGCCACAGCCCACGCCCGTCTTAATGCAATACCTGCCACAAGCAATGCCCGATAACGGCGTGCATTATCTACAACTCATACCGACGCGTCCACTTATTGTGCCGATAAGTCCATACTTGAATGGAAATGCAGCAACGTCGGCGTCACAGCCCAACTCCCATGCACTACATCCGCCATTGGCTGCAGCTATCAATGGTGGGCCATTGCATAATGCAGTACGGACGCCTGTCATACTAACATCCGAGTCGATCAATGGCGATGCTAtacatcaacagcagcagcagcagcagctgcagcagcaacaacatccAGCAGCTACGGCAGCATTGATAGATGTGTCGAATGCAGCGCTGCCATATGGACTCCAAACGTATGCGAACGCCATACAGCCATACCGTAGCAGCTATCGTATAAATCGTGAGGCGAAAGGGAAAAACTTCCCCGCTACAATGACACTCAATATGAATGAATATATACCGGGACCCAATGAGGCGTTGCGACCGCTGTATATGCGCGGAAGGCCTTGA